From the genome of Geoglobus ahangari, one region includes:
- a CDS encoding acyl-CoA dehydrogenase family protein, with translation MLENNFLLDDGIAELREEVKRFVNSVDPELLRKMDRDEIDYPFEFVREAGKRGLLGLRFPEEYGGRGLTWLAESVAVEEVGVLGNGLACSYSMVSIVGEAIYRFGQEWQKEEFLKPIIKGKKISAEGLTEPRGGSDFFGTTTRAEKKGNKWILNGVKRFIAGGKVADFYLIYARTDPNAPGHKALTAFLVEGDMGVEIEDLHNLMGFRGMGTARIAFNNLEVPDEYRIGEVNGARKIFNRMMIPERLTSAAGAVGLARAAIEVAMRYSAKRKAFGRMIREFQGVSFRVAESVAKLDAARALVYTAARAVDEYDAGKSQMDPRRLVSEAKYLATEFGWEIVNHAMQILGGIGYTQVYPVERMLRDMRLAPIWTGSNEIMKLLIQHEAYKMLNLPSSDRDYEKDAMDWYKEFEKVYE, from the coding sequence TTGCTGGAGAACAACTTTCTGCTGGATGATGGGATAGCCGAACTCAGGGAGGAGGTAAAGAGGTTCGTCAACTCCGTGGATCCGGAGCTTCTGAGGAAGATGGACAGAGATGAGATCGATTACCCCTTCGAGTTTGTCAGAGAGGCGGGCAAGAGGGGACTTCTCGGGCTGAGGTTCCCGGAGGAGTATGGAGGAAGAGGCTTGACGTGGCTTGCCGAGAGCGTTGCCGTTGAAGAGGTTGGCGTGCTGGGAAACGGGCTTGCGTGCTCTTACTCCATGGTGAGCATTGTCGGCGAGGCGATATACCGCTTCGGCCAGGAGTGGCAGAAGGAGGAGTTCCTAAAGCCGATAATTAAGGGCAAGAAGATATCCGCTGAGGGCCTCACGGAGCCGAGGGGAGGAAGCGACTTCTTCGGCACGACGACGAGGGCGGAGAAGAAGGGGAACAAGTGGATACTGAACGGCGTGAAGAGGTTCATAGCCGGAGGAAAGGTCGCCGACTTTTACCTCATCTACGCGAGGACTGATCCAAACGCCCCAGGACACAAGGCCCTGACAGCATTTCTGGTTGAGGGGGACATGGGAGTCGAGATCGAGGATCTGCACAACCTCATGGGGTTCAGGGGCATGGGGACAGCAAGAATAGCCTTCAACAACCTCGAGGTGCCGGATGAGTACAGGATCGGAGAGGTGAATGGAGCCAGAAAGATATTCAACAGGATGATGATTCCGGAGAGGCTCACCTCAGCCGCAGGTGCGGTGGGGCTTGCGAGGGCCGCAATAGAGGTGGCGATGAGGTACTCGGCCAAGAGGAAGGCGTTTGGCAGGATGATAAGGGAGTTTCAGGGCGTGAGCTTCAGGGTAGCCGAGAGTGTGGCGAAGCTTGACGCTGCGAGGGCGCTGGTTTACACGGCCGCGAGGGCTGTTGACGAATATGACGCTGGAAAAAGCCAGATGGACCCCAGAAGGCTCGTGAGCGAGGCGAAGTACCTCGCAACAGAGTTTGGATGGGAGATCGTCAATCACGCGATGCAGATTCTCGGAGGGATAGGGTACACTCAAGTCTACCCCGTGGAGAGGATGCTCAGGGACATGCGCCTCGCCCCGATATGGACGGGGAGCAACGAGATAATGAAGCTCCTCATCCAGCACGAGGCATACAAGATGCTGAACCTTCCATCAAGTGACAGAGACTACGAGAAGGATGCGATGGACTGGTACAAAGAGTTCGAAAAAGTTTATGAGTGA
- a CDS encoding MFS transporter, which produces MVQLRKPALIAGFILTVFASQAIWVTFSPVVTHVAEELGTSVEFVGYLAVTYPLFFLLLTMPSGILLDRNFKLWLIFGAALTFLAGAGRLLNLSSYYWLLICQLFGAVGQPFLLNAFVPLATRIDESRRALLVSVFSLSMYLGTIFALIAGVELYRAGGLAFLSLPAALISTAGIALMLFSISTVPEISGVEVRASLASVLRRRDLWVIGILLGLGVAAFDNLATWLQPALRSVGLEGIAGDAVAVSIIAGLIGVAFIPDRISRMQARTRYMRTIIPVIAVLFIILTFSVSSILLFAFLAIAGFLMLPAYPIIMDWIGRFHEKAVHGSAAGFVGLVSRAISVALMFLATSFIYSARAYFAFLTAVILLAMLFALMLPKDEELEKRDLEV; this is translated from the coding sequence GTGGTACAGTTGAGGAAACCCGCCCTGATCGCGGGCTTCATTCTGACGGTCTTCGCCTCTCAGGCCATCTGGGTAACGTTCTCTCCGGTCGTGACCCACGTCGCGGAGGAGCTCGGCACTTCCGTGGAGTTCGTGGGCTATTTGGCCGTCACCTATCCCCTCTTTTTCCTTCTCCTAACAATGCCCTCCGGGATTCTGCTCGACAGGAACTTTAAGCTCTGGCTGATCTTCGGCGCAGCCCTTACCTTTCTTGCAGGAGCAGGGAGGCTCCTGAACCTGAGCTCGTACTACTGGCTCCTGATTTGCCAGCTCTTCGGAGCCGTAGGCCAGCCCTTCCTGCTGAACGCATTCGTACCGCTCGCCACGAGGATTGACGAGAGCAGGAGGGCCCTGCTCGTCTCAGTCTTCAGCCTGTCGATGTACCTCGGCACGATATTCGCCCTGATCGCGGGAGTCGAGCTTTACAGGGCTGGGGGGCTCGCGTTCCTCTCACTTCCGGCAGCGCTGATCTCCACCGCAGGCATCGCGCTGATGCTCTTCAGCATATCCACGGTTCCGGAGATTTCTGGGGTTGAGGTGAGGGCTAGCCTCGCATCCGTTCTCAGGAGGAGGGATCTGTGGGTCATCGGCATACTCCTCGGGCTTGGAGTGGCAGCTTTCGACAACCTCGCAACGTGGCTTCAGCCGGCTCTCAGGTCTGTGGGGCTCGAGGGCATAGCTGGGGATGCCGTGGCGGTGTCAATAATCGCGGGTCTCATTGGCGTGGCGTTCATCCCCGACAGGATCTCGAGGATGCAGGCGAGAACGAGGTACATGAGAACGATAATCCCCGTTATTGCAGTGCTCTTCATAATCCTGACGTTCTCTGTGAGCTCAATCCTCCTCTTCGCCTTCCTCGCCATAGCTGGCTTCCTGATGCTCCCCGCCTACCCCATAATAATGGACTGGATAGGCAGGTTCCATGAAAAGGCCGTCCACGGGAGTGCGGCGGGCTTCGTCGGCCTTGTAAGCAGGGCTATCTCTGTAGCGCTGATGTTCCTCGCGACATCGTTCATCTACAGCGCAAGGGCTTACTTCGCCTTCCTGACTGCAGTGATTCTGCTCGCGATGCTATTCGCCCTGATGCTGCCGAAGGATGAGGAGCTTGAAAAAAGGGATTTAGAGGTATGA
- a CDS encoding pyridoxal phosphate-dependent decarboxylase family protein translates to MTHVLELLAEIERQDLNPYTGRLFAYVYETGDEELKRVAKEALLRFYDKNILDFTVFRSAIYFEKELVSFCRGLMNAGEGVVGSYTYGGTESIMLAVKAARDHFRKEHGSSEVPELVVPVTIHPSFYKAAHYLRLRVRRIGIDESRKADVEELKEAVGGKTALIALSAPNWPYGTVDPVSDVAEIASDSGTLLHVDACLGGFALPFFEKIGESIPKFDFRVDGVTSISMDAHKYGYSPKGASVVLFRNEELKKHSMYVDVTSPGYIFVNTAVLSTRSVGPLAAAWAVMKYLGEDGYVRLAKKILSARRKMLRGLEELGFRPIAPVESMVLTMSSEEVDLLGFVTAMRERGWHFHLQKGLAEYGVPPNIHMTLSPIHDQVADEFLEDAERCVGERSGISLESMIELAQRGDLSSILRDFEEGRIDSSIVPMLLEGIPAEIAEEIVKQIVVGWYS, encoded by the coding sequence ATGACACATGTTCTCGAACTTCTTGCAGAGATTGAGAGGCAGGATTTGAACCCCTACACGGGGAGGCTGTTTGCTTACGTTTACGAAACCGGGGATGAGGAACTCAAGAGGGTTGCCAAGGAGGCGCTGCTCAGGTTCTACGACAAGAACATTCTGGACTTCACGGTTTTCAGGAGTGCGATTTACTTCGAAAAGGAGCTCGTCTCGTTCTGCAGGGGGTTGATGAACGCTGGAGAAGGTGTGGTCGGGAGCTACACCTACGGTGGGACTGAGAGCATAATGCTCGCAGTCAAGGCTGCGAGGGATCACTTCAGGAAAGAGCATGGGAGCTCTGAGGTTCCAGAGCTCGTGGTTCCGGTGACCATCCACCCCTCCTTCTACAAGGCCGCCCACTACCTCAGGCTGAGGGTGAGGAGGATTGGCATAGATGAGAGCAGGAAGGCTGACGTGGAGGAGCTGAAGGAGGCGGTTGGGGGGAAGACGGCTCTGATAGCGCTATCCGCACCAAACTGGCCTTACGGGACGGTGGATCCTGTAAGTGATGTGGCCGAAATTGCCTCAGACTCAGGCACCCTGCTTCACGTTGATGCGTGTCTCGGCGGGTTCGCACTGCCGTTCTTCGAGAAAATTGGGGAGAGCATCCCCAAATTCGACTTCAGGGTGGATGGAGTAACCTCGATATCGATGGACGCTCACAAGTACGGCTACTCTCCGAAGGGAGCTTCGGTGGTGCTCTTTAGAAATGAGGAGCTCAAGAAGCACTCGATGTACGTGGACGTGACGTCTCCGGGGTACATATTCGTGAACACGGCCGTGCTCTCCACGAGATCAGTGGGGCCGCTTGCCGCAGCATGGGCGGTGATGAAGTACCTCGGGGAGGATGGCTATGTCAGGCTCGCAAAGAAGATCCTGTCGGCAAGGAGGAAGATGCTGAGGGGCCTTGAGGAGCTCGGGTTCAGGCCAATAGCCCCGGTGGAGTCCATGGTTCTCACCATGTCCAGCGAGGAAGTCGATCTGCTCGGCTTTGTAACGGCGATGAGGGAGAGGGGGTGGCACTTCCACCTCCAGAAGGGGCTTGCTGAATACGGCGTCCCTCCAAACATCCACATGACCCTCTCACCCATACACGATCAGGTTGCTGATGAGTTTCTGGAGGATGCTGAGAGGTGTGTGGGCGAGAGGAGTGGGATAAGCCTCGAGAGCATGATAGAGCTCGCCCAGAGGGGAGACCTCTCCTCAATCCTCAGGGACTTCGAGGAGGGCAGGATTGACTCGAGCATAGTTCCCATGCTCCTCGAGGGCATACCTGCGGAGATAGCCGAGGAGATCGTGAAGCAGATTGTTGTAGGGTGGTACAGTTGA
- a CDS encoding antitoxin VapB family protein encodes MTKVISISDDVYDMLKSLKRDDESFSEVIRRLIKKSSIREFSGTLSRETAETIIASRKKLNEEIRRSLE; translated from the coding sequence ATGACAAAGGTAATTTCAATCTCAGATGATGTTTATGACATGCTCAAGTCACTGAAAAGAGACGATGAAAGTTTCAGTGAAGTTATCAGAAGGTTGATCAAAAAATCGTCCATCAGAGAGTTCTCTGGAACTCTCAGCAGAGAGACAGCTGAAACAATAATTGCATCAAGAAAGAAGCTTAACGAGGAGATCAGGAGGAGTCTCGAATGA
- a CDS encoding type II toxin-antitoxin system VapC family toxin — protein sequence MICLDTNILVDILREDVSSSDIESKIEGEEICITSISLFEIWHGIFLSGKRKKEIKVIEALEKSVEVLSFDSKAARLSAEIYTESKKKGFEIPPLDALIAGTAKRHGARLLTRDKHFTKIEGLEVVIL from the coding sequence ATGATATGCCTCGATACCAACATCCTTGTTGACATTCTCCGAGAGGATGTGAGCTCATCAGACATCGAGTCCAAAATCGAGGGAGAAGAGATCTGCATAACCTCAATATCTCTATTCGAGATCTGGCATGGGATTTTTCTCAGCGGCAAAAGAAAGAAGGAGATTAAAGTTATTGAAGCACTTGAAAAGTCTGTAGAAGTTCTGAGCTTTGACTCTAAAGCCGCAAGACTCTCTGCGGAGATTTACACTGAATCAAAGAAAAAAGGATTTGAAATCCCGCCCTTAGACGCTCTGATAGCAGGCACAGCAAAAAGACATGGTGCCAGATTGCTGACAAGAGACAAGCACTTCACAAAAATAGAGGGGCTTGAGGTTGTTATTCTCTGA
- the cas4 gene encoding CRISPR-associated protein Cas4: MIDEMYIRGVQVNYYFVCKTKLWLFSHNVGMENESDAVKLGKLIHRSVFDRDEKEIRIGPIAIDAVRKGDVVEIREVKKSRAFEKASYYQLLYYLYYLSKLGIRAVGKLSYPKQRKNVEVILDESSAREMESVLDDIPRVVNGEMPRPVYKKHCRKCAYFEFCFT; this comes from the coding sequence ATGATAGATGAAATGTACATAAGAGGAGTGCAGGTAAACTACTACTTCGTCTGCAAGACCAAGCTCTGGCTTTTCAGCCACAATGTGGGCATGGAGAACGAGAGCGATGCTGTAAAGCTGGGAAAGCTCATTCACAGGAGTGTTTTCGACAGAGATGAGAAGGAGATCAGGATCGGGCCCATTGCGATAGACGCGGTGAGGAAGGGAGATGTGGTCGAGATAAGGGAGGTGAAAAAGAGCAGAGCGTTCGAGAAGGCCAGCTACTACCAGCTCCTGTACTACCTCTACTACCTGTCCAAGCTCGGGATAAGGGCTGTTGGGAAGCTGAGCTATCCAAAGCAGAGGAAAAACGTGGAAGTTATACTCGACGAGAGTTCCGCGAGGGAGATGGAGAGCGTTCTGGATGATATCCCACGCGTTGTGAATGGGGAGATGCCAAGGCCTGTTTATAAGAAGCACTGCAGGAAGTGCGCGTATTTCGAGTTCTGCTTCACGTGA
- the cas1b gene encoding type I-B CRISPR-associated endonuclease Cas1b — protein MRRKNFYIVSDGKLKRKENTIYFENEEGRRPIPISAIYAIYALGSLTVTSKALSYLAKEGVCVHFFNRYGFYEGSFYPRESLVSGEVVVRQAEHYLDRDKRLYLAKAFVEGSIMNMARVLRKNGEDDTEVISALQALSEAEKIDEVMGAEAIARNAYYSKFDTILKNMKFERRSRQPPENEANAMISFGNSLLYSAVLSEIYHTQLHPAISFLHEPLERRFSLALDIAELFKPVIVDRLVFNLVNRKVVTESDFDDRFNGVLLNENGRKKFVKAFNERLEKTVKHRKLKRNVSYQRLIRLECYKLVKHILNAEKYRPFVMWW, from the coding sequence ATGAGGAGGAAGAACTTCTACATTGTCTCGGACGGCAAGCTCAAGAGGAAAGAGAACACGATATACTTCGAAAATGAGGAGGGGAGAAGGCCGATCCCCATCAGCGCGATATATGCCATCTACGCCCTTGGCTCCCTGACCGTCACGTCCAAGGCCCTCTCCTACCTCGCAAAGGAAGGAGTTTGCGTCCACTTCTTCAACAGGTATGGCTTTTACGAGGGGTCGTTTTACCCTCGGGAAAGCCTCGTTTCTGGAGAGGTCGTGGTGAGGCAGGCCGAGCATTACCTCGATCGGGACAAAAGACTCTATCTGGCCAAGGCTTTCGTTGAGGGAAGCATAATGAACATGGCGAGGGTGCTGAGAAAGAACGGCGAGGACGATACAGAAGTTATTTCAGCGCTACAGGCACTCTCCGAGGCTGAGAAGATTGACGAGGTGATGGGTGCAGAGGCCATAGCGAGGAACGCCTACTATTCAAAATTCGACACCATCCTGAAGAACATGAAGTTTGAAAGGAGGAGCAGGCAGCCTCCGGAAAATGAGGCGAACGCGATGATCAGCTTCGGCAACTCGCTGCTGTATTCTGCAGTTCTTTCGGAAATCTACCACACCCAGCTCCACCCTGCAATAAGCTTCCTGCACGAACCCCTAGAGAGAAGGTTCAGCCTCGCACTGGACATAGCGGAGCTGTTCAAGCCCGTGATAGTTGACAGGCTTGTGTTCAACCTCGTCAACAGGAAGGTGGTGACGGAAAGCGACTTCGACGATCGCTTTAACGGGGTTCTGCTCAACGAGAACGGCAGGAAGAAGTTCGTCAAGGCGTTCAACGAGAGGCTCGAAAAGACGGTAAAGCACAGAAAGCTGAAGAGGAACGTTTCCTATCAGAGACTGATAAGGCTGGAGTGCTACAAGCTCGTGAAGCACATCCTCAACGCCGAGAAATACAGGCCGTTCGTGATGTGGTGGTAG
- the cas2 gene encoding CRISPR-associated endonuclease Cas2: MYVIIAYDVNVERVNRVKKFLRQHLNWIQNSLFEGEITPADLEEIKMGLKKIIDEDEDMIVIYRLRSADAMKREVIGVEKSSMEEVI; encoded by the coding sequence GTGTATGTGATCATAGCCTACGACGTGAACGTGGAGAGGGTGAACAGGGTAAAGAAGTTTCTGAGGCAGCACCTAAACTGGATCCAGAACTCGCTTTTTGAGGGAGAGATTACCCCCGCCGACCTCGAGGAGATAAAGATGGGGCTGAAGAAGATCATAGATGAAGACGAGGACATGATCGTGATTTACAGGCTGAGGAGCGCTGATGCTATGAAGAGGGAGGTTATTGGTGTGGAGAAGAGCAGCATGGAGGAGGTGATCTGA
- a CDS encoding CRISPR-associated helicase/endonuclease Cas3 produces MKVCMAKFNPNDFLECHINDALNVMKSLKEVFPWISDVHENFWELLFYSILLHDLGKCSIGFQKAGAKGKIWGYRHEILSTAFTQFLDYFENERNLIALSILTHHKYLSELPVPTKVEKFVWRSYLEKIDELLVNSDYIDEVLVPKVPYWEIYVFGKPLGKLRLSDKWIEDIKEYDFDGLLNWYDQNWKRYRKELIFLKGLLNACDHLSSAGENSVKLLPTISETLALTIPRDAWRSLQKQAIQVKGNLLLRAPTGYGKTEAALLWADANGHHSGNRISNRIFYVLPYKASINAMYDRMLEYFKNPELVGVLHSSSSYYLYASNLEYQRLSSLYRKIFTPLKVTTPFQIMKAFFGVGFFEMALSELKNALLIFDEIHAYESNILGIILAMLEMLSEYKTKALVMSATLPDFVEDLFIELLKPEKLKISKMEADRFIRHRIKIVEGNMESNIQTFAQEFKENGLTPALIACNTVDRAVETYKYLKNHGYKVMLLHSRFTYGDRESLERQLKGDLGSYDFVVATQVVEVSLDVSFKTILSEPAPLDALIQRFGRVNRQGWKEKRIADVFVLTKGSENDKKIYEPYDVVKHSVKILKSLDGEALRESLISDLVSEAYSEVTDKLVGEINNYKQIALELFEGLQPLKKTESEQQFYRMFQGLEVVPIRFANKAIELIEHGRGIEVYRYLIPLPYWKYYALKNKFGEILSYDRNHRILIADLKYSQDVGLLDEIEQSAEVI; encoded by the coding sequence ATGAAGGTCTGCATGGCAAAGTTTAACCCAAATGATTTTCTTGAATGCCATATCAACGACGCTCTCAATGTGATGAAGAGTCTGAAAGAGGTATTTCCATGGATTTCTGATGTGCACGAAAACTTTTGGGAACTTCTTTTTTATTCCATTTTATTACACGATCTTGGAAAGTGTTCGATAGGATTTCAAAAAGCTGGAGCAAAAGGAAAAATCTGGGGATACAGACATGAAATTCTTTCAACGGCGTTTACTCAGTTTTTGGATTATTTTGAAAATGAAAGAAATTTGATTGCGCTGTCCATTTTAACTCACCATAAATATCTTTCTGAACTTCCTGTGCCAACCAAAGTTGAAAAATTTGTATGGAGAAGTTATCTCGAAAAAATTGATGAACTCCTTGTAAATTCCGACTATATTGACGAAGTCCTCGTGCCTAAAGTTCCCTATTGGGAAATCTACGTTTTTGGAAAACCTCTCGGAAAGCTTAGGCTCTCGGATAAATGGATTGAAGATATCAAGGAATATGATTTTGATGGATTGCTAAACTGGTATGATCAAAATTGGAAGAGATATAGGAAGGAATTAATTTTTCTCAAGGGTTTGCTGAATGCATGTGATCACCTTTCCTCCGCGGGCGAGAACTCAGTGAAACTTCTTCCGACCATATCCGAGACTTTGGCACTCACTATTCCAAGAGATGCATGGAGATCATTACAGAAACAGGCAATTCAAGTCAAAGGCAATCTTTTACTTAGGGCACCTACTGGATATGGGAAAACTGAAGCTGCTTTATTATGGGCAGATGCTAATGGCCATCACAGCGGAAATAGAATTTCAAATAGAATTTTTTATGTCCTGCCTTATAAAGCAAGCATTAATGCGATGTATGATCGTATGCTGGAGTATTTTAAGAACCCTGAATTAGTTGGAGTTTTACATAGTTCGTCTTCTTATTATCTTTATGCTTCGAATCTTGAATATCAGCGTCTTTCAAGCCTGTACAGAAAAATATTTACTCCTCTTAAAGTGACAACCCCATTTCAAATAATGAAGGCATTCTTTGGTGTTGGTTTCTTTGAAATGGCTTTGAGTGAGCTAAAAAACGCTTTGCTAATTTTTGATGAAATACATGCATATGAATCAAATATTCTGGGTATCATCTTGGCAATGTTGGAAATGCTGAGTGAGTACAAAACGAAAGCATTGGTTATGTCTGCTACCCTGCCAGACTTTGTCGAAGATCTCTTTATCGAACTTCTGAAACCCGAGAAGTTAAAAATTTCGAAGATGGAGGCTGATCGCTTCATAAGACATCGAATTAAAATTGTTGAAGGGAACATGGAGAGTAATATTCAAACCTTTGCTCAGGAATTTAAAGAGAACGGTCTTACGCCCGCGCTAATAGCATGCAATACTGTAGATAGGGCAGTTGAGACTTACAAATACCTCAAAAATCATGGTTATAAAGTTATGCTTCTTCACAGCCGGTTTACTTATGGGGATAGAGAGAGCCTTGAAAGACAGCTGAAAGGGGATTTGGGGAGTTATGATTTTGTAGTGGCAACGCAGGTGGTTGAAGTATCTTTAGATGTAAGTTTCAAGACCATTCTTTCAGAACCAGCCCCTCTCGATGCTCTTATTCAGCGATTTGGGAGAGTTAACCGACAGGGATGGAAAGAAAAGAGAATTGCTGATGTATTTGTTTTGACGAAGGGTTCTGAAAATGATAAGAAAATTTACGAACCTTATGATGTTGTGAAACATAGTGTTAAAATTTTAAAAAGTTTGGATGGAGAGGCTCTCAGGGAATCGCTTATCTCAGACCTTGTGAGTGAGGCTTATTCAGAAGTAACGGACAAACTCGTTGGCGAAATAAATAATTACAAACAAATTGCTCTTGAATTGTTTGAAGGTCTTCAACCTCTCAAAAAGACCGAAAGCGAGCAACAGTTTTACAGAATGTTTCAGGGTTTGGAAGTTGTTCCGATTAGATTTGCTAATAAAGCTATTGAATTGATCGAGCATGGAAGAGGTATTGAAGTTTATCGGTATCTGATACCCCTTCCCTATTGGAAGTATTATGCTCTCAAAAACAAATTCGGAGAGATTCTCAGCTATGACAGAAACCATCGAATACTGATTGCCGACCTAAAATATAGCCAAGATGTTGGACTTTTGGACGAAATTGAACAATCTGCAGAGGTAATTTAG
- the cas5b gene encoding type I-B CRISPR-associated protein Cas5b, which produces MIRVKIKSWTASFRYPTFQSGYQPTLPVPPLSTIQGILSAARGEVVSFTEIPFVGYVFKSGGRGVDLERIYALGKTETDVIKREVLFDNTLYLYLPDEWENYFRRPRYQLLLGRSSDMATVESVEKVKLEEKTNVPVGGTIVPATSGLPGLVHALPVEFDYSTIPRRARMARPFTVLPFPRNNAQRKRQTYGGKLLYDSEINIGVWIYEGLHGKV; this is translated from the coding sequence ATGATACGCGTAAAAATAAAAAGCTGGACTGCAAGCTTCAGGTATCCGACGTTTCAGTCGGGCTATCAGCCCACATTGCCAGTTCCACCGCTATCAACGATTCAGGGCATATTGTCTGCTGCGAGAGGCGAAGTAGTGTCTTTCACCGAAATTCCTTTTGTTGGATACGTCTTCAAGAGTGGAGGCAGGGGGGTCGATCTGGAGAGAATATATGCATTGGGGAAAACCGAAACTGATGTAATAAAGCGAGAGGTGCTGTTTGACAACACACTATACCTCTACCTACCTGATGAGTGGGAAAACTACTTCAGACGGCCGAGATATCAGCTATTGCTTGGACGTTCAAGTGACATGGCCACGGTAGAAAGTGTAGAGAAAGTTAAACTTGAAGAAAAAACTAATGTTCCTGTTGGTGGAACTATTGTTCCAGCAACTTCTGGTTTACCGGGTTTGGTTCATGCACTCCCAGTAGAATTCGACTACTCAACAATTCCAAGGAGGGCAAGGATGGCGAGACCATTTACCGTTCTACCATTTCCAAGAAATAATGCTCAGAGGAAAAGACAAACATATGGTGGTAAGTTGCTTTACGACTCCGAGATAAACATTGGAGTATGGATCTATGAAGGTCTGCATGGCAAAGTTTAA
- the cas7i gene encoding type I-B CRISPR-associated protein Cas7/Cst2/DevR, which yields MKFAVGMVLIDAPHSALNMLGIDESLPERTVTRVKRLRKGGLSYPYVSPQAWRYWWRKTLSEHFGWTLSPLFREEKQVFTAANPIVFPDDDVFGYMRAFKKGNVNITVTRMSPLKNTPLISLFPDRSSITADEGYASRHEGDPVPYTQEFYSTVLKGAFSLDLDAVGRFTMVDKAGFKNLLNVGEIPKSLSEVKSEYEALISKAKEIKAEISEKELIMPKEIRKKRASETIKALRYIFGGAKQTQYLTDITPKFIIMAMFDGGINPFISDIVYEERGEIKFDSEALISRILEFNDILNPKKLFIGKDKGFMRGWEDELKKVRDSLDKNGIKVVIASVGDAIEKFAKEIEAYYG from the coding sequence ATGAAGTTTGCTGTAGGTATGGTTTTGATTGATGCGCCGCATTCGGCTTTGAACATGCTCGGCATAGACGAGAGTCTCCCAGAGAGAACTGTGACTAGGGTTAAGAGGCTGAGGAAAGGTGGCCTATCTTATCCTTATGTTTCGCCACAAGCATGGCGTTACTGGTGGAGAAAGACGCTTTCAGAACACTTTGGCTGGACCCTCTCACCGTTGTTCAGAGAAGAGAAACAAGTATTCACTGCGGCAAATCCTATAGTGTTTCCTGATGATGATGTCTTTGGATACATGAGAGCTTTTAAGAAAGGAAATGTAAATATTACTGTAACAAGAATGTCTCCTTTGAAGAACACGCCGTTAATTTCCCTCTTTCCTGATAGAAGCTCGATTACTGCTGATGAAGGTTATGCATCAAGGCATGAAGGAGACCCGGTTCCGTACACACAGGAGTTTTACTCTACAGTCCTGAAAGGTGCTTTTTCACTGGATCTTGACGCTGTTGGAAGATTCACCATGGTTGATAAAGCCGGTTTCAAAAATCTGTTAAATGTAGGTGAAATTCCAAAAAGTCTGAGTGAAGTGAAGAGTGAGTATGAAGCACTCATATCTAAAGCAAAAGAAATCAAAGCTGAGATTAGTGAAAAAGAATTGATAATGCCAAAAGAAATCAGAAAGAAACGAGCAAGCGAGACGATCAAAGCCCTTCGTTATATTTTCGGTGGTGCTAAGCAGACTCAATATCTGACGGACATAACGCCAAAATTCATCATTATGGCAATGTTTGATGGTGGTATAAATCCGTTCATAAGCGACATAGTGTATGAAGAAAGAGGGGAGATAAAATTCGATTCTGAAGCTTTAATTTCAAGGATTCTCGAGTTCAATGACATCCTCAACCCGAAAAAACTGTTCATTGGGAAAGACAAAGGGTTTATGAGAGGGTGGGAAGACGAGTTGAAGAAAGTCAGAGACTCTCTTGATAAAAATGGAATTAAAGTAGTGATTGCGAGTGTTGGAGACGCAATTGAAAAGTTTGCCAAAGAAATTGAAGCTTACTATGGTTGA